The Saccharomonospora glauca K62 genome has a segment encoding these proteins:
- a CDS encoding cytochrome P450 family protein, producing the protein MGATTTLSESELGRRLHAIRGVFWELAVVGDPYADLLRGHVDPRSPEPAMSFPAPVTRSAVGTWVVTDPALAATVLTDRSFGHLRTDGRKARIQVLPLAEAGLRPGEADRDAVEAALAATPEARPRWEAALAEHAPRVARALEGREVFDVLADYAVPLSRAVLAELAREAADVVERHFPDLARVPDALVTPQRLDDVLATTTAVRAAHAAWRVDHPPLPLAILYAATAPTAVAAAIGERLTAGPDAKSLRRRPPLRLLHRVAHHDMPLGEHRIAENDQVAVVVDDPAVHAAVSAADPWSRALAVLLDVTVEAALDALSGHRFALRSLSEPIRRPRSPVTRRLVRWEVTAR; encoded by the coding sequence ATGGGCGCGACGACCACACTGAGCGAGTCCGAACTCGGCAGACGCCTGCACGCCATCCGGGGAGTGTTCTGGGAACTGGCCGTGGTGGGCGACCCGTACGCCGACCTGCTTCGCGGCCACGTCGATCCCCGGTCCCCCGAGCCGGCTATGTCCTTTCCGGCCCCGGTGACGCGCAGCGCGGTGGGAACGTGGGTGGTCACCGATCCGGCCCTGGCGGCCACCGTGCTCACCGACCGCTCCTTCGGGCACCTGCGAACCGACGGCCGCAAGGCCCGCATCCAGGTGCTTCCGCTCGCCGAGGCGGGACTGCGGCCGGGGGAGGCCGACCGGGACGCCGTCGAGGCCGCGCTCGCCGCCACTCCGGAGGCCCGGCCACGGTGGGAGGCCGCGCTCGCCGAGCACGCCCCGCGCGTGGCGCGAGCACTGGAGGGGCGGGAGGTGTTCGACGTGCTCGCCGACTACGCCGTGCCGTTGTCGCGGGCCGTGCTCGCCGAGCTGGCCCGAGAGGCCGCCGACGTGGTGGAGCGACACTTCCCGGACCTCGCCCGCGTGCCCGACGCGCTCGTGACCCCGCAGCGCCTGGACGACGTGCTCGCGACGACCACTGCGGTGAGAGCGGCACACGCTGCCTGGCGGGTCGACCACCCACCGCTGCCGCTGGCGATCCTCTACGCGGCGACTGCGCCGACCGCGGTGGCCGCCGCGATCGGCGAACGCCTGACGGCGGGCCCGGACGCGAAGAGCCTCCGGCGGCGTCCGCCGTTGCGGCTGCTGCACCGGGTGGCCCACCACGACATGCCCCTGGGCGAGCATCGGATCGCCGAGAACGACCAGGTCGCGGTGGTGGTCGACGATCCGGCCGTGCACGCCGCGGTCAGCGCCGCCGACCCGTGGAGCCGAGCCCTGGCGGTCCTGCTCGACGTTACCGTCGAGGCCGCACTCGACGCCTTGAGCGGGCACCGCTTCGCTCTCCGTTCGCTGTCCGAACCGATCCGTCGGCCCCGGAGTCCGGTGACCCGGCGGCTCGTCCGCTGGGAGGTGACCGCGCGATGA
- a CDS encoding activator-dependent family glycosyltransferase: protein MSANEPMRVLFTSIAHTTHYYSMVPLAWALRCAGHEVRVASQPALADDVTRSGLTFVPVGDDHGWEELLFKIASVEPARDAPRIDFRDLLDDPDPEALLGFYIMLVPTLFGTVNNDSMVDDLVEFATDWKPDLVCWEPLTWAGAVAAKVTGAVHGRLLWNSDVLGATRRYFLDAWEKLPEELRDDPMREWLTWTLRRFGQEFDETVVEGQWVVDQQPPSLRLPTKQLSLPMSYVPYNGPSVVPEWVREKPERPRVCVTIGMSARSGNGFSSIELPELVEALASLDVELIVTVKADQRAEFGPLPDSVRLVDRVPLHALLPTCSAIVHHGGAGTECTALRSGVPQVVLPEIWDTTWKAALLEENGVALTEPANALDPASVRRKLERVLTEPSFRKRAAELRHEVLTQPSPAEVAAELERLVRTP from the coding sequence ATGAGCGCGAACGAACCGATGCGGGTGTTGTTCACCTCGATCGCCCACACCACGCACTACTACTCGATGGTGCCGTTGGCCTGGGCACTGCGCTGCGCCGGACACGAGGTGAGGGTGGCGTCCCAGCCCGCGCTCGCCGACGACGTCACGCGCAGCGGCCTGACGTTCGTGCCCGTGGGCGACGACCACGGCTGGGAGGAGCTGTTGTTCAAGATCGCGTCCGTCGAACCGGCACGCGACGCGCCGCGGATCGACTTCCGCGACCTGCTCGACGACCCCGACCCGGAGGCCCTGCTCGGCTTCTACATCATGCTGGTGCCCACCCTGTTCGGCACCGTGAACAACGACTCCATGGTGGATGACCTGGTGGAGTTCGCCACCGACTGGAAACCCGACCTCGTGTGCTGGGAACCGCTGACGTGGGCGGGCGCGGTGGCGGCGAAGGTCACCGGCGCGGTCCACGGGCGGCTGCTGTGGAACTCCGACGTCCTCGGCGCCACCCGACGGTACTTCCTCGACGCCTGGGAAAAGCTGCCCGAGGAACTGCGCGACGACCCCATGCGCGAGTGGCTCACGTGGACGCTGCGGAGGTTCGGGCAGGAGTTCGACGAAACCGTGGTGGAAGGCCAGTGGGTCGTCGATCAACAGCCGCCGAGCCTGCGGCTGCCCACCAAGCAACTCAGTCTGCCGATGAGCTACGTGCCCTACAACGGGCCCTCGGTGGTGCCCGAGTGGGTACGGGAGAAGCCGGAGCGGCCCAGGGTCTGCGTGACCATCGGGATGTCCGCTCGTTCCGGCAACGGGTTCAGCAGCATCGAGCTACCCGAGCTGGTGGAGGCACTGGCCTCGCTCGACGTGGAGTTGATCGTCACGGTGAAGGCCGATCAGCGGGCCGAGTTCGGGCCCCTGCCGGACTCCGTGCGGCTGGTGGACCGGGTTCCGCTGCACGCGCTGTTGCCGACGTGCTCGGCGATCGTGCACCACGGGGGAGCGGGGACGGAGTGCACGGCGTTGCGCTCCGGCGTGCCGCAGGTGGTGCTGCCGGAGATCTGGGACACCACCTGGAAGGCCGCGTTGCTGGAGGAGAACGGGGTCGCACTCACCGAGCCCGCGAACGCGCTGGACCCGGCCTCGGTGCGACGGAAGCTCGAACGGGTCCTCACCGAGCCGTCGTTCCGGAAGCGGGCCGCCGAGCTGCGACACGAGGTGCTGACCCAGCCCTCACCGGCCGAGGTGGCCGCCGAACTGGAACGGCTGGTACGTACCCCGTGA
- a CDS encoding ABC transporter ATP-binding protein: MYGPVVDVNELRCSYGSYEAVAGISFRVDRGELFALLGTNGAGKTTTLETLEGHRAPSGGSVRVLGCDPMRDRAKLRSRVGIMLQDSGFAGDLTVRETVDLCRAMSSRDSDPRQALERLELAHRSDVRVKQLSGGERRRLDLVLATLNSPALLFLDEPTTGLDPESRATVWAFVRELLADGVSIVLTTHYLDEAENLAHRLAIMHDGRIAVEGTLADVLSAERAHIGFDLPPGPYEFELPGLVGEIDPARLAEGRVHIRTPDLEHDLRVVMQWQSAHQFPLRRFRAHHASLDQVFHDVLDRSRARSSSVSSARFDREEVR; the protein is encoded by the coding sequence ATGTACGGTCCTGTGGTCGACGTGAACGAGCTGCGATGCTCCTACGGCTCCTACGAAGCCGTGGCCGGAATCAGCTTCCGGGTGGACAGAGGTGAACTGTTCGCGCTGCTGGGAACGAACGGCGCGGGCAAGACGACGACGTTGGAGACCCTCGAAGGACACCGCGCCCCGTCCGGTGGTTCGGTGCGGGTCCTGGGATGCGATCCGATGCGGGATCGCGCGAAGCTTCGCAGCCGCGTCGGCATCATGTTGCAGGACAGCGGCTTCGCGGGGGACCTCACCGTCAGGGAGACGGTGGATCTGTGCCGCGCGATGAGCAGCCGCGACTCCGATCCCCGACAGGCGCTGGAACGTCTGGAGCTGGCCCATCGCAGTGACGTCCGTGTCAAGCAGCTCTCCGGTGGGGAGCGACGCAGGCTCGACCTCGTGCTGGCGACGTTGAACTCGCCGGCGTTGCTGTTCCTCGACGAGCCGACGACCGGGCTGGACCCCGAGTCGCGGGCCACGGTGTGGGCGTTCGTCCGGGAACTGCTCGCGGACGGGGTCAGCATCGTGCTCACCACGCACTACCTCGACGAGGCGGAGAACCTCGCGCATCGGCTGGCGATCATGCACGACGGTCGGATCGCCGTGGAAGGGACGCTCGCGGACGTGCTCAGCGCCGAACGCGCCCACATCGGGTTCGACCTTCCTCCGGGGCCGTACGAGTTCGAGCTTCCCGGACTCGTGGGGGAGATCGACCCGGCACGGCTTGCCGAGGGGCGGGTCCACATCCGGACTCCCGATCTGGAGCACGACCTGCGGGTAGTGATGCAGTGGCAGAGCGCCCACCAGTTCCCCTTGCGCCGGTTCCGTGCCCACCACGCTTCTCTCGACCAGGTGTTCCACGACGTTCTCGACCGCAGCCGGGCCCGGTCGAGCTCCGTCTCGTCGGCCCGGTTCGACCGGGAGGAGGTCCGATGA
- a CDS encoding ABC transporter permease — protein sequence MNLTRRQLVALFRAETKLLTRNSTVAATALVFPVAMAVFMVLYSRDNLGALGWALPVALQVLLIVGMTVYISTTLALTARREDLYLKRLRSGEASDVVIIVGISSPLIVLGLLQCVLAVAVVWVLGQGRPHNVPVLALAVVLSVAMTATLGFATTGLVSSTQQADMAGLPFFLFLLVTGIWGATNGAEGPTVEQLWTPGGAVVDLMRIAYDGTSSFSEQLAASPPAVLVLLAWTVVGAVAARRLFRWDRRVG from the coding sequence ATGAACCTCACACGCAGGCAACTCGTCGCGCTGTTCCGCGCCGAGACCAAGCTCCTGACCCGCAACTCCACGGTGGCGGCCACGGCGCTCGTCTTCCCCGTGGCGATGGCCGTGTTCATGGTGCTCTACTCGCGGGACAACCTCGGTGCGCTCGGCTGGGCGCTGCCCGTCGCGTTGCAGGTGTTGCTGATCGTGGGGATGACCGTCTACATCAGCACGACGCTCGCGCTCACCGCCAGGCGCGAGGACCTCTACCTGAAGCGGTTGCGCAGCGGTGAGGCGAGCGACGTCGTGATCATCGTCGGGATCAGTTCACCGCTGATCGTGCTGGGCCTGCTGCAGTGCGTGCTGGCCGTGGCGGTGGTGTGGGTCCTCGGACAGGGAAGACCGCACAACGTCCCGGTGCTGGCGTTGGCCGTCGTGCTCAGCGTGGCCATGACCGCGACCCTCGGTTTCGCCACGACCGGGTTGGTGTCGAGTACGCAGCAGGCCGACATGGCGGGGCTGCCGTTCTTCCTCTTCTTGTTGGTCACCGGAATCTGGGGAGCCACCAACGGCGCCGAGGGGCCGACGGTGGAGCAGCTGTGGACTCCCGGCGGCGCGGTGGTCGACCTCATGAGGATCGCCTACGACGGCACCAGTTCGTTCTCCGAACAGCTCGCCGCCTCGCCTCCGGCGGTGCTGGTGTTGCTGGCGTGGACCGTGGTGGGAGCGGTGGCGGCCCGACGGCTGTTCCGCTGGGACCGCAGAGTCGGCTGA
- a CDS encoding response regulator transcription factor has translation MVTVGLVEDPSKLRASEGRLSWIHALDLKRFHIELTMTMPTLEEALRGTGSLRQPDVWIARSNDITRCSRWQRFFGEPSGDGKHSVKPIVALCGGEREEIGEVLRRGVAAVVQVCDSPWHLAAAIHSAAALDLFVSPPALREYRRDVIDLFSSTEETTLDSLTEREREVLTCLAHGMSNPMIAAHLHITRATVGSHVLRILRKLDASNRTEAAAIAHSLGLVGNRRSSG, from the coding sequence ATGGTCACAGTCGGGTTGGTCGAGGACCCGAGCAAGCTCCGGGCGAGCGAGGGCAGACTGTCCTGGATACACGCGCTGGACCTCAAGCGATTCCACATCGAACTGACCATGACGATGCCCACGCTGGAGGAGGCGCTCCGGGGTACGGGGTCGCTCCGACAGCCGGACGTGTGGATCGCGCGGTCGAACGACATCACCCGATGTTCGCGCTGGCAGCGGTTCTTCGGCGAACCCTCCGGAGACGGGAAGCACTCGGTGAAACCGATCGTCGCCCTCTGCGGAGGAGAGCGGGAGGAGATCGGAGAGGTCCTGCGCCGTGGCGTGGCCGCCGTCGTACAGGTGTGTGACTCCCCCTGGCACCTCGCGGCGGCGATCCACTCGGCCGCCGCGCTCGACCTCTTCGTGTCACCCCCGGCGTTGCGCGAGTACCGAAGGGACGTCATCGACCTCTTCTCCAGTACCGAGGAGACCACACTGGACTCGCTCACGGAGCGCGAGCGCGAGGTCCTGACCTGCCTCGCTCACGGCATGTCCAACCCCATGATCGCCGCACACCTCCACATCACCCGCGCCACGGTGGGTTCGCACGTCCTGCGCATCCTGCGCAAACTCGACGCGTCGAACCGCACCGAGGCCGCGGCCATCGCCCACTCCCTCGGCCTGGTCGGCAACCGTCGGAGCTCGGGCTGA
- a CDS encoding phytoene desaturase family protein gives MSNAVVVGSGPNGLAAAVTLARAGLSVTVLEAESDIGGGTRSGELTIPGLLHDHCSAIHPTGVGSPFLRSLDLASHGLHWAFPDVDLTHPLEGGDSAVLVRALDETAAGLGRDGRAWKALFGPLARRYDVLADAIFRPVLGIPRHPVVLARFGLAALPPASLVARLWRTERARALFAGLAAHAIAPLTLPTSSAVGLVQGILAHRHGWPVARGGSAAIARALVSVLQRHGGTVETGVRVTSLADVGPADVVMLDLAPKTAARILGDRLPPRVARAYHAYRHGPAAFKVDLAVEGGIPWADEASRRAGTVHVGGTFAEIAYAEREVSRGRLPERPFVLVGQQYLADPDRSVGDVHPVYAYAHVPHGYTGDATEIILDQLDRFAPGVRDRIVAMSVTTPANFERDNANYLGGDIITGANSARQVLTRPRITTDPYSTGVPGVYLCSAATPPGAGVHGMCGYNAARSALRRLRIPLP, from the coding sequence ATGAGCAATGCTGTCGTGGTGGGCTCGGGCCCCAACGGCCTCGCCGCCGCGGTGACGCTGGCGCGGGCGGGGCTGTCGGTCACGGTGCTGGAAGCGGAATCGGACATCGGCGGCGGCACCCGCAGCGGAGAGCTCACCATTCCGGGCCTGCTGCACGACCACTGCTCCGCGATCCACCCCACCGGCGTCGGTTCGCCGTTCCTGCGTTCCCTCGACCTCGCCTCCCACGGACTGCACTGGGCGTTCCCCGACGTCGACCTCACCCACCCGCTGGAGGGCGGGGACAGCGCCGTCCTCGTGCGCGCCCTCGACGAGACGGCAGCCGGGCTCGGGCGCGACGGCCGCGCCTGGAAGGCCTTGTTCGGCCCACTGGCCCGGCGTTACGACGTACTCGCCGACGCCATCTTCCGCCCCGTCCTCGGCATCCCCCGCCACCCTGTGGTGCTCGCCCGGTTCGGGCTGGCCGCACTCCCTCCCGCCTCGCTGGTGGCGAGGCTGTGGCGTACCGAGCGGGCGCGGGCGTTGTTCGCGGGGCTGGCCGCACACGCGATAGCCCCGTTGACCCTGCCCACGAGTTCCGCGGTGGGGCTGGTGCAGGGAATCCTGGCCCACCGCCACGGGTGGCCGGTGGCACGGGGAGGCTCGGCGGCGATCGCCCGCGCGCTCGTGTCCGTGCTCCAACGACACGGCGGCACGGTGGAGACCGGTGTCCGTGTCACCTCGCTCGCCGACGTCGGTCCCGCCGACGTGGTGATGCTCGACCTCGCGCCGAAGACGGCGGCCCGGATTCTCGGTGACCGGCTGCCGCCTCGGGTGGCACGGGCCTATCACGCATACCGGCACGGTCCCGCGGCCTTCAAGGTGGACCTCGCCGTGGAGGGCGGCATCCCGTGGGCCGACGAGGCGAGTCGCCGCGCGGGCACGGTGCACGTGGGGGGTACGTTCGCGGAGATCGCGTACGCCGAGCGGGAGGTCAGCCGCGGCCGGCTTCCGGAGCGCCCCTTCGTCCTCGTCGGTCAGCAGTACCTCGCCGATCCGGACCGGTCGGTGGGCGACGTCCACCCCGTCTACGCGTACGCGCACGTGCCCCACGGCTACACCGGCGACGCCACGGAGATCATCCTGGATCAGCTCGACCGGTTCGCCCCCGGCGTACGTGACCGGATCGTGGCCATGTCGGTCACCACGCCCGCGAACTTCGAACGCGACAACGCCAACTACCTGGGTGGCGACATCATCACCGGGGCGAACTCCGCCCGGCAGGTGCTCACCCGGCCGAGGATCACCACCGATCCGTACTCGACCGGTGTCCCCGGGGTGTACCTGTGCTCCGCCGCGACTCCTCCCGGTGCCGGTGTGCACGGCATGTGCGGCTACAACGCCGCTCGCTCGGCGTTACGACGCCTACGGATCCCCCTGCCCTGA